A DNA window from Tolypothrix sp. NIES-4075 contains the following coding sequences:
- a CDS encoding single-stranded DNA-binding protein has product MNDCTIAITIVAAPEYRHTRNGDHIAQCLGAFYSPHHNEKDAPPPPSTIKVVAWGENLATQLSSLRSSQQCVIQGRLSMNTVERPEGFKEKLAELTAERIIPI; this is encoded by the coding sequence ATGAACGATTGCACAATAGCCATTACCATAGTCGCCGCTCCGGAATATCGACACACTCGCAACGGCGACCATATCGCTCAATGTTTAGGAGCATTTTATAGTCCTCATCACAATGAAAAGGACGCACCTCCTCCTCCTTCAACTATCAAAGTAGTGGCATGGGGAGAAAACCTTGCCACGCAACTTAGTAGTCTGCGCTCCTCACAGCAATGCGTAATCCAGGGACGGCTTTCTATGAACACAGTTGAAAGACCGGAGGGATTCAAAGAAAAGTTAGCCGAACTGACGGCTGAAAGAATTATCCCGATCTAG
- a CDS encoding single-stranded DNA-binding protein translates to MLTLNTVNLVGRVGADPEMRFFESGSVKATLSLAVRRRAKDAPPDWFNIELWGKTAEIAANYIRKGDQIGVSGYLKIEIWNDSTTGTLRSKPIVNANQLHLLGSKQDRPQAEDDTNLDTF, encoded by the coding sequence ATCCTCACTCTCAATACTGTCAACTTGGTTGGTCGGGTTGGTGCAGACCCGGAAATGCGCTTCTTTGAGTCGGGGAGCGTCAAAGCTACTTTATCGCTGGCGGTGCGACGGCGGGCTAAGGACGCGCCCCCGGATTGGTTCAATATCGAATTGTGGGGAAAGACAGCAGAAATTGCCGCCAACTACATCCGTAAAGGCGACCAAATTGGTGTAAGTGGCTACCTAAAAATTGAAATATGGAATGACAGCACAACAGGTACTCTGCGTTCCAAACCTATTGTTAACGCCAATCAGTTACACCTACTAGGGTCTAAACAAGACAGACCCCAAGCTGAAGACGACACTAATCTTGACACTTTTTAG
- a CDS encoding helix-turn-helix domain-containing protein, which produces MPVSYSKDLRERVIMAYVAKEGSQRHLAQRFKVSLSFVRNLLRQYRANGEVEAKQRGGYQKPTITNEHLSLIQSLVEEKNDLLLRELCDRYAERTGISVSITTMHRAVEKLGLRLKKKSLC; this is translated from the coding sequence ATGCCAGTATCTTACTCAAAGGATTTGCGTGAGCGTGTGATTATGGCGTATGTTGCAAAAGAAGGCTCTCAACGCCATTTGGCGCAAAGATTTAAGGTCAGCTTGTCATTTGTGCGAAACCTACTGCGTCAGTATCGGGCAAATGGCGAAGTCGAGGCGAAACAACGTGGAGGATACCAAAAGCCAACAATAACAAATGAGCATCTATCGCTTATCCAGTCTTTGGTTGAGGAAAAAAATGATTTGTTACTTAGAGAATTATGTGATCGCTATGCAGAACGCACAGGGATTAGTGTGAGTATTACAACAATGCATCGAGCGGTAGAAAAATTAGGCTTACGTCTAAAAAAAAAGTCTTTATGCTAG